Proteins encoded in a region of the Bacillus sp. T3 genome:
- a CDS encoding protein arginine kinase, whose translation MSLERFINQAVSSWMSAEGPDSDIVMSSRIRLARNFNEFTFPTLFSFDEANGVISSIEQMTQQHPLTELGKFELLKMEQLQPLQKRVLVEKHIISPHLANQAVNGACLLSENEEISIMINEEDHIRIQCLFPGLQLTEALSIANVVDDWIEGNVNYAFDEQYGYLTSCPTNVGTGLRASVMMHLPGLVLTQQINRIIPAINQLGLVVRGIYGEGSEALGNIFQISNQITLGKSEEDIVEDLMGVVKQLISQERNARDALVKTLNIELEDRVFRSLGVLENSRILESKEAAKCLSDVRLGIDMGLIKNIPKTILNELMILTQPGFLQQYAGGPLRPNERDIRRAALIRERLKLDTMKS comes from the coding sequence TTGTCATTAGAAAGATTTATTAATCAAGCTGTCAGCTCATGGATGAGTGCAGAAGGGCCGGATTCAGACATTGTTATGAGTTCACGGATTCGCTTAGCTCGAAATTTTAATGAGTTCACCTTTCCAACCTTGTTTTCTTTTGATGAAGCAAATGGAGTCATTTCTTCAATTGAGCAAATGACGCAACAACATCCTTTAACCGAACTAGGCAAGTTTGAGTTATTAAAAATGGAACAGCTTCAGCCATTACAAAAACGTGTGTTAGTTGAAAAGCATATAATCAGCCCTCATTTAGCAAACCAAGCAGTAAACGGTGCTTGCTTGTTATCTGAAAATGAAGAAATCAGTATTATGATTAACGAAGAAGACCATATTCGAATTCAATGTTTATTTCCTGGGTTGCAACTAACTGAAGCACTTTCGATTGCAAATGTCGTGGATGATTGGATTGAAGGAAATGTCAACTATGCATTTGATGAACAGTATGGTTATTTAACTAGTTGTCCAACGAATGTTGGGACTGGTTTAAGGGCGTCAGTTATGATGCATCTACCTGGACTTGTGTTAACACAGCAAATTAATCGAATTATTCCAGCTATTAATCAGTTAGGTTTAGTGGTTAGGGGAATTTATGGTGAAGGTAGTGAAGCATTAGGTAATATCTTTCAAATTTCAAACCAAATTACGCTTGGAAAATCTGAAGAAGATATCGTTGAGGACTTAATGGGCGTAGTTAAACAATTGATTTCCCAGGAAAGAAATGCTCGAGACGCATTAGTAAAAACATTAAACATAGAATTAGAAGACAGGGTATTCCGGTCACTCGGAGTATTAGAAAACAGCAGAATTTTAGAGTCTAAAGAAGCAGCAAAATGCTTATCTGATGTTAGATTAGGAATTGATATGGGATTAATAAAAAACATTCCTAAAACTATATTAAATGAATTAATGATTTTAACTCAACCAGGTTTCTTACAGCAGTATGCAGGAGGACCTCTAAGACCTAATGAGAGAGATATTCGGCGTGCTGCGTTAATAAGAGAAAGATTAAAACTAGATACAATGAAGAGTTAG
- a CDS encoding UvrB/UvrC motif-containing protein — protein sequence MICPECNQRPATLHFTKIINGEKTEFHICEKCAQEKGEMFLLNGAPGFSINNLIAGLLNVEPKFTPSPQEAFKSQEIIQCNNCSMTFPQFVKAGRFGCANCYEAFKDQLIPLLKKVHSGNTDHLGKIPKRIGGSIQVRKQIEQLKEHIKALIANEEFEKAAQVRDEIRALESNMKQSHEGGE from the coding sequence ATGATTTGCCCTGAATGTAATCAAAGACCAGCAACGCTCCACTTTACAAAAATAATCAATGGTGAAAAAACTGAATTTCATATCTGTGAGAAATGCGCTCAAGAAAAGGGAGAGATGTTTCTGCTAAATGGAGCGCCTGGTTTTTCAATTAATAATTTAATTGCTGGTTTATTAAACGTTGAACCAAAGTTTACGCCATCCCCACAAGAGGCATTTAAATCTCAAGAAATTATCCAATGTAATAACTGTTCAATGACATTCCCACAATTCGTCAAAGCTGGAAGATTTGGATGTGCAAATTGCTATGAGGCTTTTAAAGATCAACTAATACCTTTGTTGAAAAAGGTCCATAGTGGTAATACTGACCATCTTGGGAAAATTCCAAAAAGAATTGGTGGAAGCATTCAAGTTCGTAAACAAATTGAACAATTAAAAGAACATATAAAAGCATTAATCGCTAATGAGGAATTTGAAAAGGCTGCCCAAGTGAGAGATGAAATACGTGCTCTTGAAAGTAATATGAAACAAAGCCATGAGGGAGGTGAATAG
- a CDS encoding CtsR family transcriptional regulator — MRNISDIIEDYLKTVLELSEEEIVEIKRNEIADKFQCVPSQINYVINTRFTVERGYVVESKRGGGGYIRIIKVQTNDYVHLIDHLISLVKTNIAQSSAEDVIYRLVEEEIITNREAKIMLSVIDRSVLYIELPYRDELRARMLKAMLTTLKYK, encoded by the coding sequence ATGAGAAATATCTCCGACATAATTGAAGATTACTTAAAGACGGTATTAGAGTTAAGTGAAGAAGAAATAGTTGAAATAAAAAGAAATGAAATTGCCGACAAATTTCAATGTGTTCCTTCCCAAATAAATTATGTTATTAACACTCGCTTTACGGTAGAACGAGGATATGTAGTTGAAAGTAAGAGAGGCGGTGGCGGATATATACGTATTATTAAAGTCCAGACAAATGATTATGTTCATTTGATCGACCACTTGATCTCACTTGTAAAGACGAATATCGCTCAAAGTAGTGCGGAGGATGTCATCTATCGCCTAGTTGAAGAGGAAATCATTACGAATAGAGAAGCAAAAATTATGTTAAGTGTTATTGACCGTTCTGTCTTATATATCGAGCTCCCGTATCGAGATGAATTGCGAGCTAGGATGCTAAAAGCGATGCTGACCACTCTTAAGTATAAATAA